One Bacillus sp. 1780r2a1 DNA segment encodes these proteins:
- a CDS encoding YhcN/YlaJ family sporulation lipoprotein, whose amino-acid sequence MNKYIISSLAAGCMFGLTACTSDQGMEQRYNDNTEPVGYYTSENENEHRLDQGKGPVTDMLDGDDENNNRRTAPLNVTDGRYDSPTNSYQNPSTNKNGFYSNANIGDSDMNYHGHLNGRNNLTQTNTNAYPADLTEKVADKAAGVNGVKDCRAVVDDNRMLVAVDPSNSNVNEEELKKAVQKEVKPLAKKYDLQVEVDNGMFNSVRNVDNDIRNGVDNGIIRTNINSLYESIDENVNRKNR is encoded by the coding sequence TTGAACAAGTATATTATTTCATCATTAGCAGCAGGTTGTATGTTTGGTTTAACGGCTTGTACAAGTGATCAGGGCATGGAGCAGCGTTATAACGACAATACTGAACCTGTTGGTTACTATACAAGTGAAAACGAAAATGAGCATCGTCTTGATCAAGGAAAAGGTCCTGTAACTGATATGTTAGATGGTGACGACGAAAACAACAATAGACGAACGGCTCCGTTAAACGTAACGGATGGGCGTTACGATAGCCCAACTAATTCGTATCAAAATCCATCTACAAATAAAAATGGTTTTTATAGCAATGCTAACATCGGTGACAGTGACATGAATTATCACGGTCATCTCAATGGTAGAAATAACCTCACGCAAACAAATACAAATGCTTATCCAGCAGATTTAACTGAGAAAGTAGCAGACAAAGCAGCTGGTGTAAACGGCGTGAAAGACTGTAGAGCAGTAGTTGATGATAACCGCATGTTAGTAGCTGTCGATCCATCTAACAGCAATGTAAACGAAGAAGAGCTTAAAAAGGCTGTACAAAAAGAAGTAAAGCCTTTAGCGAAAAAGTATGACCTTCAAGTTGAAGTAGATAACGGAATGTTCAATAGCGTACGTAATGTTGATAATGACATTCGTAACGGTGTAGATAATGGAATTATTCGTACAAACATCAACAGTTTGTATGAATCCATTGATGAGAATGTTAATCGTAAAAACCGCTAA
- a CDS encoding aminoglycoside phosphotransferase family protein, protein MKQYYIKKPHVFYLHTNQGMKIIKKYRYEGTINRTFQFIQALNEYGFNAAVNFEPFPNGELVIKAREGVWGIMPYLQTKSLASYEQSNHRKGVIELLHAYHKAASLAWYDVKDIFPTYELTHVWQKRLARFIHHKKLIESIIGKRTYKVIEDLCQNSLIAMHKYESEEQKHPQTIIHGDTASHNFLRGINNEYYLIDFDCAAQSTLFTDYIQLAQRFLLQEDFSIEKLLKERGMTHLFDSPYVIAALCFPAMILLPWYTRLTNISSSYRELIQLKKWTEKQVIKAELTNREILRIFPNI, encoded by the coding sequence GTGAAGCAATACTATATAAAAAAGCCACATGTCTTTTATCTACACACGAATCAAGGGATGAAAATAATAAAGAAGTATCGTTATGAAGGCACAATCAATCGTACGTTTCAATTTATTCAAGCACTTAACGAGTACGGATTTAACGCTGCCGTTAATTTTGAACCATTTCCAAATGGAGAGCTTGTAATTAAAGCGAGAGAAGGTGTTTGGGGAATTATGCCTTACCTCCAAACAAAGTCATTAGCTTCGTATGAACAATCAAATCATCGAAAGGGAGTTATTGAGCTACTACATGCTTATCATAAAGCCGCATCACTTGCGTGGTATGATGTAAAAGACATATTTCCAACGTATGAACTTACTCATGTTTGGCAAAAGCGACTTGCTCGTTTTATTCATCACAAAAAACTTATTGAGTCCATCATTGGAAAAAGAACGTATAAAGTTATTGAAGATTTATGCCAAAACAGCTTAATCGCTATGCACAAGTACGAAAGCGAAGAGCAAAAGCATCCGCAAACAATCATCCATGGGGATACGGCTTCTCATAATTTTTTAAGGGGAATTAACAACGAGTATTATTTAATCGATTTTGATTGTGCAGCTCAATCTACACTTTTTACAGATTATATTCAATTAGCTCAGCGTTTTTTATTACAGGAAGACTTTTCAATTGAAAAGTTACTAAAGGAAAGAGGGATGACACATCTTTTTGATTCGCCTTATGTTATTGCTGCCCTGTGCTTTCCAGCTATGATTTTGTTACCTTGGTACACGCGTTTAACAAACATATCCTCCTCATATAGAGAGCTTATTCAGCTAAAAAAATGGACTGAAAAGCAGGTTATAAAAGCTGAGTTAACAAATAGGGAGATATTGCGTATATTCCCTAATATCTAA
- a CDS encoding intercompartmental signaling factor BofC: MKRTIHQIIIVCTISSFLVSLAGVVEAKRPMTIFLERTYVDGVISQEVVNSPYMTKEEVVNAYSTWRVIKASNEEVVLRKAVDDISPMLKENGYVGLSVNGVLSTFEGKPVNSTNIIQSFFQIDVEKLESYQEERLKDGIRVQTKDDYVSLMNFYKMYELNSRPTSIK; encoded by the coding sequence ATGAAACGAACCATTCATCAAATAATCATTGTATGTACCATCAGCAGCTTTTTAGTAAGCTTAGCTGGAGTAGTGGAAGCTAAGCGCCCGATGACTATTTTCTTGGAGCGTACGTATGTAGATGGAGTTATTAGTCAAGAGGTCGTAAATTCCCCGTACATGACAAAAGAAGAAGTAGTAAATGCTTATTCTACGTGGAGAGTAATTAAAGCATCAAACGAAGAGGTGGTACTGAGAAAGGCGGTTGACGATATTTCTCCAATGCTTAAAGAAAATGGCTACGTTGGCTTATCAGTTAATGGAGTATTATCTACGTTTGAAGGGAAACCTGTAAATTCTACAAATATTATTCAATCTTTCTTTCAGATTGATGTAGAAAAATTAGAGAGTTATCAAGAAGAGCGGCTAAAAGACGGGATTCGTGTTCAAACGAAAGATGACTATGTATCCTTGATGAATTTTTATAAAATGTACGAGCTTAATTCGCGGCCTACTTCTATCAAGTAG